The sequence below is a genomic window from Phycodurus eques isolate BA_2022a chromosome 6, UOR_Pequ_1.1, whole genome shotgun sequence.
CACGTAATAATTGGTGATGATCATTTAAATTCCAATGTATATGCTTTGAAAAAGATAATttggtattttgtgtgtgtgtttgttgttgtttttttttttacaatctggACGTTAACATTTAAGAAGAATATACTTTGGTGGTGTTCCACTGTGGGTGGTTGCCACAGGTGcaaattttccatccatccatccatccatttcctgaaccgcttatcctcactagggtcgcaggcatgctgtagcctatccctgctgacttcgggcgaaaggcggactacaccctgaactggtcgccagtcagtcacatacGAGCTCACTTAaaatggatatcaaggatactGAATAAATGCTCACATGGCTTTCCATACTGAATGCGAATGAACCCATGATGCATGTACAAAAgtgagtgaaccactacacagAAACAAATTGTTATGAATCTGACATGACTTTATTTTGCTGTCACGCCACAGGGAGTTTGACATGGCACACAATGCGACATTAACGATTACAATAATAGCTTGCAATTGGGTGACCGATGTGTTATTCAGACACTCCAGCACAACGGGAATGTTTCGGAACAGGTTGGGTGCGGGCGTGGATTTTTATCAGGACGTGACACACAGGAAGTAAGGTAGTCGTGACACACTCCTCACAACTcactcacatactgtacagtttgAAAGACACACAGTGAAATTATAGATTTTTCAAGCGTAGCATTTGGGTCAAACAGCAATCATCTTTTTGTGTTACTGCTCACATTGTGCTCTATATACATGTACAGTTATTGGTGATTGGTGttatgtacttaagtacaagtacagatatttgtacagatacttaaaaaaacaactaataaaaGTACTATTTAAATTTCTTTACTTAGATTCAAGTTAAAAGGTAGCCTAGTCTGTGAAATCTATCATAAGTACTCACTAGTAAGGCATAGCTGTTCTTCTAGTGTGCCCTAGTCTTTCTACTACTGTGctaaattgtcttactagtgaggacaaaaagcGTAGGCTCCCAGTAAGACATTTAATAATGCTCAAATGTCTTTGCATACGAGAcgattttgacaaagtaaggagtagaaagttcagtacatttttccaaatgtattttcaaatgtaggaataaaagtaaaaagtcatcagaaaaataaatattcgaGAAGAGTACATGAAAAATCTACTTGTACCGTAACAAGGTCTTTGTtctgtttccccccccaccactgaaactatttatttagttagtttgtAGTAAATAAGTTGTACTTTAAGACTGATTGTTAATGGGGTCATTGTGACCCAATTTTTCTCAAgacataatattacaagaaattgaaaataatgttcAGAGCAAAAATATAGTCGCTTCCACACGCCATGCAAATATAATCTTTTCAATTTGGGAGACTCAATATGATTTCAAGAGGTGTTTGTAAGTTTACTGTACAAAAAGctgtaaaataaattaagagAAGAATTTTGAAATGAAGCAAGTATAAATTGGAAATATTGTGGTTCACTCctatttttcaaaatacttGTTTGCAAAGCTGTTTTTGAAGATTGTACATATTAATGAGATGTctgttgtgttttattatttttttaaattattatttccatccatccatccattttctgagccgcttatttatttatttatttttaacacctTACATTTTGGGAGTTTGTagcttaattagatacagtatgtttgttaaaaagtaggcTAGGCACGAAAACACACGATGTCATAACATGCTACATCCAGGATCAACACAACCTACTTGTCAAGTTCAACTCTTCGGCGACATCACGCATGATGAAACTGGCCGTGACGTACAAGCCCCGCCCAGATCCTATCAAATGCTTTTTCATTGGCTGGTGCTCCTAGGGTCCCGAATGTAATTGGTCAGCTGTGTCGAAGCACGATTGCGAAGCAGTAAGCACTTGGCTGCTGTTGGGCGAGAGCGGCAAGCCACGTTGACACCAAAAGTGCTTCTTTCTTTTCCGGGACTCCGTAAGTAAGGTACCTGTCACGTCGTCAGTTCGTTTATCCAACCAAAAGTAACCGCCCCTGTTTAAGCGCGTATTCGTCGTGTTTCCTGTTCATATCAATCCAAGCTAACAGTGTAGCTTTCTCGCAGAGGACAAGCTGACATCTATTAGCATGGCGTTGTAGCAGCATCTTTTCAGTTAGCATCAACTAATGTTGATAGCACTGGAACGATGAACTGCGCATATGTGATGTATTTCAATGTGTATGATCAACGGAAACAGATTAATGTTACTCAATGTCACGAAGAAGTTTTCCAACTTGGGGGGCGGGCTTCCtttgtttgaaatatattttggtgACCCATTTTCGACAAACTAACACttctcaataaataaaaacatgtatacATTGTTATGTCAATGGGGCCCTTTTGTAATTATGTAATaaaacttcccccccccccccccctttttttttgtcttttcttcagAGCACAGAGGCCACATCATCAATCAGAATGAGTGTTGGATTCATCGGAGCGGGCCAGTTGGCTCATGCACTGGTCAAAGGTTTCACGGCTGCAGGTGAAGCCCGTTTACGTTGGCCTGAAAAGGCTTGTTAAATTTATGCTTGCATTTCAGTCCAGTGCAATTTTCCACATTATATTACCATTGTTACTTTGAAAATCCACCCTAATATACATAAAGTAGCTTACATTGCAAAAATATCATggcacaccacaaaaaaaaattattccaaaAGAATACATACCGAAATAAGCATAATcttaaattgaacacaaagccaaACATTTCTGTTGTATgagtggcaaaaaaataatatacaggttaattttgtaccttctgccatctagttgaagagcatttaattgttctgctcatcactatacattgctggcatagatagatgaacaacaatagcatagaatagaatagaatcaccttttattgtcatgaacatgcatgcatgcacacgaaatttgttctctgcatttaacccatcacagtgaacacatacacaagttactggaacacactggagcagggggaagctgaagcgcacggggagcatttcggggtatcagtgtcttgctcaaggacaccacaggcGTGAGTCTGGGAGATGTTGGCGGAAGGTCCAGTCGGGGTCCTGAACCTATGTgacccacggtggcaggcaatgatcttaaccattgggccacggctgcccaacaATACATTACATGTAGTAAATCAATAAAACTATTTCATACCAATTGAGTGAATTTGGACCATTTCCCGCAGCGGACCATTTCCCGCAGCACACCCGATGATCTCTCactgtggttgggaatcactgatccaATGgtcgtacaatttggaatttgaccaaaatGTAATAAGGCATATCACAGGAGACTGCTAAACAGTAGCTGCTATACATAGTCACAAGTTATCAAACGTAGAGTTTTTATCGATTCCATCTTtttcagtgtttaaaaaatTTGACCTGCATCTGAGAACCACCTTTATTGTGCCCTCTTCATTTGTCGtccaataaacatttttttaaaaaagattaatACTACAGGCATGGTTAATTTGTACACCTGACTATCTAAAAGGTACTATATAAATCCATGTTATTCCTGTTATTATTAGGAGTAATAGTATAAAACATTACCTAAACTATTGCCTGTACAGTTCCTACAGGTCTTATGATGTTGAGAGTTTGACCCCGGAttggataaattgtatttctagatttgctgtggaaaaaaaaacaaaaaatagaattCTGAATGAGCGGGAAGTCAAGCTGCATCCCATTCATTTTCCTATTGTATATGTAGTTAAATAGCTTATGCTCTCAGTTGTCCATCTTTTGTTCTTCAGTTTATTCTCCTCCTTTTTTCTCGCCCTCCTCAGGCGTGATCGCGACACACAGAATCACAGCCAGCTCCCCAGACACTGACCTGCCCACTGTGACTGGCCTCAGGGTGAGAACAACAAATATAGGAATTGTTTCGCTGctgcatgtacaaccccaattccaatgaagttgggatgttgtgttaaacatatataaaaacagaatacaatgatttgcaaatcatgttcaacctatatttagttgaatacactacaaagacaagatatttaatgttcaaactgatcaacttgattgttttttagcaaataatcattaacttggaattttatggctgtaacacattccaaaaaagctgggacaggtggcaaaaaagactgagaaagttaaggaatgctcatcaaagacctgtttggaacatcccagaggtgaacaggctaattgggaacagatgggtggcacgattgggtataaagggagcttccctgaattgctcagtcattcacaagcaaagatggggtgagtttcacctctttgtgaacaagtgtgtgagaaaatagtcgaacagtttaaggataatgttcctcaatgtaaaattgcaaggaatttagggatttcatcatctaaggtccataatatcatcaaaaggttcagaggatctggagaaatcactgcatgtaagcggcaaggtcgaaaacaaacattgaatgggcgtgaccttcgatccctcaggcggcatcgCATCAAAACCCacataaatgtgtaaaggatatcaccacatgggctcaggaatacttcagaaaaccaatgtgtaAATagcagttcggcgctacatccgtaagtgcaacttgaaactctactatgcaaagcaaaacccatttatcaacaacacccagaaacgccgccggcttctctgggcccgagctcatctaagatggactgatgcaaagtggaaatgtgaTCTGtgttccgacgagtccacatttcaaattgtttttagaaattgtggacgtcgtgtcctcctgggccaaagaggaaaagaaccatccggaccgttacggacgcaaagttcaaaagccagcatctgtgatggtatgggactgtgttagtgccaatgtcatgggtaacttacacatctgtgaaggcaccattaatgctgaaaggtacatacaggttttggagagacatatgctgccatccaagcaatgtctttttcatggacgcccctgcttatttcagcaagacaatgccaaaccacattctgcacatgttacaacaacgtggcttcgtagtaaaagagtgcgggtactagactggcctgcctgcagtccagacctgtatcccattgaaaatgtggggtgcattatgaagcgtaaaatacgacaatggaggccccggactgttgaacagatgaagctgtacatcaagcaagaatgggaagctTCATcaattagtatcctcagttcccaaacgtttattgaatgttgttaaaagaaaaggtgatgtaacacagtggtaaacgggaccctgtcccagcttttttggaacgtgttggagtcataaaattctaatgattatttgttaaaaacaataaagttgatcagtttgaacattaaatatcttgtctttgtagtgtattcaattaaatataggttgaacatgatttgcaaatcattgtattctgtttttatttatgtttaacacaatgtcccaacttcattggaattggggttgtatatcagGCTTCTCCCGATGCTGATTTACCTGCTGTTTGGTTctgaaattgcattttttatttatttttttaatttgtttttgttttgcctcatctcagtttcttctttttgtttctgtaGAAAATGGGGGTGAACTTGACAACAAGTAATAAAGAGACAGTCAACAAAAGTGATGTGCTCTTTCTGGCTGTCAAGCCACACATTATCCCGTTTGTTTTGGATGAAATTGGGCCAGACATTGAAGACCGTCATCTGATTGTCTCTTGTGCTGCAGGTGTCACAATCAGCTCCATTGAAAAGGTCAGCCTTCCCTCGTTTTTGGGGCCATATCATACATATTCCTCGtattagtttagtttttttgatTAGACCTATCTTTAACTTATCTGTGTCAATTCTTAGAAACTGCTTCAGTATCGTACAGCCCCTAAAGTCATGAGGTGTATGACCAACACTCCAGTGGTGGTGAAAGAAGGAGCAACAGTATATGCTACTGGCACTCATGCAGAGGTAATGTGAGAAGGATGCAGTCACTTTAACTTAATTGCTGATTGCTGAAATATTTGATGTTTGGCCCTATTCATTCTTTTAGCTTTCGTTTGAAAAAGTAATATTGATGTAACTGATGATTTTCTTTGAGTTTTAGTATTGTCTATTGATGAGATCAATACAAGACAATTAATTAAAGATTGTATAGGACAGATTTTTCTCAGTCATCTCTGTAAATTGGTTGCATAAAactgggagagaaaaaaaaaaagcttaaaattgTCATCATGTCTGTCATGCATGAGCtgcaaatgtaaaattttgACTTGATTTCATATAATCTTCTGTGCCCAGCACAAtgccctagtggttagcacgtttgcctTACTGTTTTGAggttggggttcaaatctcgatCCTCACTTAAGCGTAATACAGTGAATGCCCGCATTCTCACGGTTCGGCGCCTGTTGATTCACCAATCTGTtgattcacccccccccccccccccccccattttgcccagttttttaaaatcaaaatttcatttttcttttttttggctgggccacactgaaatcaagcgtaactggcaatgagtctttcatatctctgtggagatattttggcccactcttccttgcagaattgtttgaattcagcaaaaattcgagaatgaatggcctttttcaggtcatgccactgcatttcaatcagattatagtctggactttgactcggccacaccaaaaccttaatttttttttttttttaagccattcagaagttgacttgctctTGTgtttttggatcgttatcctgctacAGAACCCAAGTacacttcagcttgaggtcacaaaattCATGATTCCATCAATCACTGCAAGTTGTCCGCTTCCTGAAGGCGCAACACAGCCCaaaaccatcacactaccaccaccatgtttgactgttggtatgatgttctttttctcaaatactgtgctacatttacgccagatgtaacgagacacacaccttccaaaaagctcaactttcatctcatcagtccatataatattctgccatttttggggcaaaaataaaacaagcctttagtatgttctttttggtcagcagtgggtTTCGCCttagaactctgccatggatgtcatttttgcccattcaCTTCCTTATTGTTataaacactgaccttaactgaggcaagggatgcctgcagttctttagaagttgtcctgagttcctttgttgcctcctggatgagtcattactgttctcttggggtaatctttgtaggctggccactcctggcaagattcaccactgtttcatcttttcttcatttgaggataatggctctgcCTATGGTGGACTGGAATCCTACAGCTTTAGAAACAGCTTTTGTagccctttccagactgacagtcaattattttatttctcgacttttctgtaatttctttggatcatgtcattttgttgcagcatttttagatcttttgtccgactgaTTCTGTTTAAGTGGTTTCTTGATTGAAGAAGCTCTGGAGGACAATGCATTTATACAATGAATCAATTATCTGCAGGTTTTTGCTATTcacggtccctatcccccacgaatagcggggttccactgtattcctACTGTTCTGTTACTACTGTGCTACTTGCCCTACTTCAGTGTTTCTTTGATCTAGTATCTTCTTCGATTTTGTTGAAAATGAGCTTAACAGTGTTGTTCCTCCGCTCAGGTGGAAGATGGGAAGTTGCTGGAGCAGCTGATGGCCAGTGTTGGCTTCTGTACTGAGGTGGAGGAGGACCTCATTGACGCCGTCACCGGCTTGAGCGGAAGTGGACCTGCCTATGTAAGTAACTGCATAGTTACTGTTTCAAGGAATTTTTGAGGTCATAGTGGTAGAGGTgatagtagtgtgtgtgtgtgtgtgtgtgtgtgtgcgtgcgtgcgcgcatgcgtgtgagtgagtgagaaaaTCAACATCTGATTGGATGAGCGTTTGCTGAACACAACCTCAACCCTCCATATTACACAATTGCCCCAGTGCTGCTGCTCTCCCAGTCGTTGACCACAGCCAGTGTGGTTGTGCTGTTTACCGCCACACGTCCACAGTCACACATCCATTTCTTTGCCGGCTACTTTGTGGTTTCACTTTTGCAGCAGTTTTATTCAGCAAGAATCCGCTACGTAGAAAATAAAGCAACAGGAAATTGGCACATGTTGTACAGAGCCTTTACTTCATTTTTGGTGTCTGAAGACACTTGGGTAAAGTCAAATAAACAGCAGtaacatttatttaacaattcTACATATTATGCCTTTTGCCTTTCAGCTTGTTCGTGGCCATTTTTGTCCACATACAGACATAGACTGCTTCTTTTACCTGATTTTTAACTTGGATCAGTTCTTGTCATtagtataaaataataattctatacatttttttaacaattcacATTCCAGTTTGTTTGCACAGTGCACTGGTTGAAAAACAAcctaaaaaaatagattttcatAAGCAGTGCCTTTGGTATACATACCCCTTAaaccttttcacatttttccacCTTGCAACcacttcaatattttttatatattgtgaTTGACCAAGagaaagtaatacataattgtgaAGTGGAATGGTAATGATACTGTACATCTgaaaaatgtggtgtgcatttaTATTCAGCTTGCCTGCATCAATATTTTGTTGCGCCATCTTTCGCTGCAAGTCTTTTGGGGGTATGTCTCTACCAGTTTTGCACATCTAGAAATGCTACTGAAGTGTTTACCCCTTCTTCTTTGGAAAATAGTTCAAGCTCAGCCAGATTGGGTGTAGTGCATCTGTGAacagcaatttttttattccccccccccccccccacagatgCTCAATGGGATTTAGGTCTGAACTTTGTCTGGCCCATTCGAACACATGAATATTCTTTGATTTAAACCATTGTAGCTCTTGCTCAGTGTTTAcggtctttgtcttgctggaagaTGAATCATCCTTCCCAAGTCTGTTGCATCCTCCAACAGGTTTTCTTCCAGGATTGCCCTGTATTCAGCTCTATCCACCTTCCCATCAACTGTGACCAGCTTCCCTGTCCCTGCTAAGGAAAagcatccccacagcatgatgttgccaccaccatgtttcacagaGGGGATGGAGTGTTCAGGGTGATAGGCAGTGTTAGTCTTCCGCCACACCGCACTTTGCATTTAGGCCCAAAAATTAAACTTTGGTCTCATCTGACTAAATATTTGTGGTGTCCCCTACATGGCTTGCAGCAAACTGCAAATGGGACTTCTTATGCCTTTCTTTCCACAATGACTTCTTGCCACGCTTCCATAAAGGCCAGATTTTGGCACGCATGATTTACAGTCCTCCTGTGGACAGATTCTCCCACCTAAGATGTGTATTTCTGCAGCCCCTCCAAAGTGACCATGGGCCTCTTGGCTGCTTCTCTGACCGAATGCTCTCCTGGCTCGCTCTGTGCTTAGGTGAACTGCCATGTCTTGGTAGGTTTGTAGTtgtgccatacattttcaatttttgGGTGATTGATTGAACGGTGCTCCTTGAGATGTTCAAAGCTTGGgaccgtttttttttgtgtgttttttttcaataacctaACTCTTCTTTAAACGTTATCCCTGACCTGTCTGGTGCTGTTGTTCACTCATGTTCTCTAACAAACCACTGAGGCCTTCACAGAACAGGTTTATTTATACTGAGAGTATATTACACATAGGTGGACACTACTATTTGGGTGACTTCTGAAGGCAATTGATTGCAGTGGATTGTATTTAGGGGTATCGGTGTACAAGGAgctgaatacaaatgcacaccGCACTTTTCAGATTCATATTCacttaaaattttgaaaaccaGATACCACTTTTGTTCCACTTCACAATGACgtgctactttgtgttggtCTAGGACAGAGGTGGACAACCTTAAACAGTCAAATAGCACTTTGGACCATGTcccagagggggaaaaaaacaaaacaaagcaccaGGAACCACAAAACTCTTTTGACATCTAAAGTGAGGATCACACTGCATGTCATTTTGATTTTTACTTGtatgttataaaaaaatatatttttgaagtcACTTAACTGCTACAAGTGTTGGCCACTTAGTAATTATGTTGCTTAAGTTGGTGACTTTGCAGATCCCTCGggcaactatttaaaaaaaaaaaaaaaaaaaaaaaaaaaaaaaacgatgagcAACAATTCTAGAGacctttttgtgttgttgttggagATTTTTGAAACTCCTTTGAAAGTAGATGTTCATCCCCTGCGTCTGGACTGTAAATTAATAGCACAATTTAGCCCCCATTGGCTAATTTGACCATATAAACCACGTGTCAAACTTGAAGCCCAGGGCTGGATCCAGCAGATGTGACCTGCTAAACCAAATCACGtgcattgtcttcttttcttgAAAGAAATTGTCACAAAATTTCAAATTCTACACTTTTCATAACTTTGAGATTATataagcatttatttgttaccaaacccctgtttaaattaaatgtaatcaTTGTTGAACAAACTGCTGTTGCTTGACtactgatttaaaaactagtcatccatccatttgttgtgtatactgtgtgTAATAATGAGGTGATTATACATTCAAATAGTTGGTCATAACTGCTCTGTGAGGGaaaacataactacaatgtagcctgtgacaaaaatgtgtttgacacccctgatttatacacacacatttttaagcaaataacaaaataattggtTTGTTGATTTCACACTTGGTGTGCAGGCACTCCAGACTATAGACTCACTTATTTGtgtacaagccattaaaaagaatTATGCCCCCATTGTTAATATTTTAgtttaatgaaaacaaattgtgtTATGGGTGTTTTAATTAGAAATGTGTGTTTCTCTGTAACCAATCCATTTTTTTATCTAGAAACTCTCTTCCAAAGAGCTCTCTGTTTTGCCTGTGAAGTGGTCACAGGGTTAGGcatgaacttttttttgcacatgCTATTGTGGCAACAGGTGCAGTCATTCTCAGTAGAGCAGTCGTTTCTCCTAACACTACTTTGACCAAGTGTATGTAGCATCACAGGTATATCTGTAGCATGTGTATACCTGCTGCAGCATCTCCTAATGACAAATCCCAAATGCACAAATGTAATGTCAGAGACCACCCTGATGCAAATAAAGCACAAAAAGCTgcagaggattttttttaaatgaccgaTAATGCAATTGTATCCTTGAAAGGATGTTCGTGTTTAAACAGGCATTCACAGCGCTGGACGCATTAGCAGATGGAGGAGTGAAGATGGGTCTGCCCAGGAGACTCGCTGTGCGACTTGGAGCTCAGGCCCTATTGGTCAGTGGTGGTGTTCAGCCatgagtgctttttttttttttttaacccgccCCCTACATTTAATTCTCTCTGATCCACTGGCAGTCTGCACACAGAATACATTATGTCTTGGCTTTCAGTTTCTACTATCTCAATACTCCTTAATTGTATTTCAAACTTAAGAAAATGTTACTTCTGCAGGGCAGTCTCGCTCAcaaactttttagtttttttaagttaaactAATCTGAAATTCGAGTGATGAATGAAGGTGTCAGTCAACACATTGATCACATTTTGGCTGTATCACTGGAGTGTAAATGAATATATTAacttccaatttaaaaaaaaaaaatgtttttaagcgGGGTGGGTTTATTGGAAGAAACCCATCATTACTTATTTTTCTTCTGCAGGGAGCAGCTAAAATGCTGCTGGACTCCGAGCAGCATCCTGGCCAGCTGAAGGACAACGTGTGCTCACCAGGTGGCGCAACCATTCACGCCCTGCATGTTATGGAGAGTGGGGGCTTCCGCAGTCTGCTGATCAATGCAGTGGAGGCCTCTTGTATTAGAACACGGTAAGATGATAGGACCTGGAAAGTCAGATCTATTCCAATATGGATATGTGCTATtttctattttggggggggggataaaattatttttaaaattttatttaatttgatctTTTTAACCTTTGTCCCGGATTCTCAATTGCAATGCCGACTGGGCTGCAGACAGGagagtaaaacaaagctaaataaaagcaaatacaaataaatacaatagaaACAAAAGCATACCTGTACAACAAACTTTACAATCTGACAGAGTTGcatatttacataat
It includes:
- the pycr1b gene encoding pyrroline-5-carboxylate reductase 1b; this translates as MSVGFIGAGQLAHALVKGFTAAGVIATHRITASSPDTDLPTVTGLRKMGVNLTTSNKETVNKSDVLFLAVKPHIIPFVLDEIGPDIEDRHLIVSCAAGVTISSIEKKLLQYRTAPKVMRCMTNTPVVVKEGATVYATGTHAEVEDGKLLEQLMASVGFCTEVEEDLIDAVTGLSGSGPAYAFTALDALADGGVKMGLPRRLAVRLGAQALLGAAKMLLDSEQHPGQLKDNVCSPGGATIHALHVMESGGFRSLLINAVEASCIRTRELQFLADQERISPAAIKKTTLDKVLQQPGVAVSGVANGNGRSGLSLFNNNRNSGIKKKN